The Primulina huaijiensis isolate GDHJ02 chromosome 17, ASM1229523v2, whole genome shotgun sequence genome window below encodes:
- the LOC140963190 gene encoding uncharacterized protein, with amino-acid sequence MARGLIWATAEDLSRNRGRVLMLYHQILRSINSPDLPLNLAARLAKKAEARAIFLLHSEERSLHNIEDLIRCAEYALSILKKGEVPKIIQ; translated from the coding sequence ATGGCGAGAGGTTTGATATGGGCAACTGCAGAGGATTTGTCACGAAACCGAGGTAGGGTGCTGATGTTGTATCACCAAATATTGAGGAGCATCAATTCACCTGATTTGCCACTCAACTTAGCAGCAAGGCTAGCGAAAAAAGCCGAGGCTCGAGCCATTTTTCTACTACATTCTGAAGAACGATCCCTTCACAACATTGAAGATCTTATCAGATGTGCAGAGTACGCACTTAGTATCTTAAAAAAAGGTGAAGTCCccaaaattatacaataa